The genomic region caatcttatttcgagtggaaatcttacttgaacttgttttcgtgtcatgattctacatcaagaactttcaagctatccaaggatcctttgaagctagatctatttttctcattttcagtaggtttatccacaaaacctgaggtagtaatgatgttcataacatcattcgattcatatatataaaactaccttattcgaaggtttaagcttgtaatcactagaacatagttttgttaattataaacttgttcacaaacaaaagttaatccttctaacttgacttttaaaatcaactaaacacatgttatatatctatatgatatgctaacttaatgatttaaaacctgaaaacacgaaaaacaccgtaaaaccggatatacgccgtcgtagtaacacagcgtgctgttttgggttagttaattaaaaactatgataaactttgatttaaaagttgttcttctgggaaaattctttttcttatgaacataaaactatatccaaaaatcatggttaaactcaaagtgaattaatgtttttcaaaatggtcatcaagacgtcgttctttcgactgaaatgactacctttacaaaaacgacttgtaatctgtatttctaacaatataattataatttttctgtttagatgcataaacttaagttcaatatgaaaccatagcaacttgaatcactcaaaacggatttaaaacgaagaagttatgggtaaaacaagattggataattttgcttgatgtacgtgaaaattagtaaaaaatctatattaatcatatcctagctaacttatattgtatcatacatgtattctaatatattatgtaatcttgggatacaatagacacgtatgcaaatgttttgacatatcatatcgacccatgtatatatattatttggaacaaccatagacactctatatgcagtaatgtttgagttagctatacagggttgaggttgattccaaaaatatatgtactttgagttgtgatctagcctgagatgtgtatacattgggtcgtggattgattcaagataatatatatcaatttatttctgtacatctaactgtggacaactagttgtaggttactaacgatgacagctgacttaataaactcaaatcattataacgtaataaaaaatgttgtaaatatattttgaacacactttgatatatatatgtatatatttgttataggttcgtgaatcgaccagtggccaagtcttacttcccgacgaagtaaaaatctgtgaaagtgagttatagtcccactttttaaatctaacatttttgggatgagaatacatgcagttttataaatgttttacaaaatagacacaagtacgtgaaactaaattctatggttgaattattaaaccgaatatgcccctttttagtctggtaatctaagaattagggaacagacaccctaattgacacgaatcctaaagatagatctattgggttcaacaaaccccatccaaagtaccgaatgctttagtacttcgaaattatcatgtccgaagggagtcccgatattctatatgcatcttgttaaggtcggttaccaggtgttcaccatatgaatgatttttatctctatttatgggatgtatattgaaatatgaaatcttgtggtctattattacgatttgataaatatataggttaaacctatgactcaccaacatttttgttgacgtttaaagcatgtttattctcaggtgattattaagagcttccgctgttgcatgctaatatatggacaagatttggtgtcagcatgcttgtataatattgtttaaaactgcattcgagatttactttgttgtaacatattaatattgtaaaccaatatgtattggtagtgtgtaagtgtgattttttttagattatcatttctggataatctaggtggtgtatttttaaccttgtcgataaaataaaggttatggtttgttttaaaaaatgaatgcagtctttgaaaaacgtctcatatagaggtcaaaacctcgcatcgaaatcaattaatatggaacgtttataatcaatatgaacgggacatttcaacagttagcgtggattcttatcaaaattcttctcatagttaaattgtttgtttctaacaaattttatttttgtccaatgttttcttcattatgcacttgttggattctgataggtcaaaattcaaatatgaaatttaatgaaaatggttattctgcggtgaacggattcgtatatctggggatgtaagtaggatagtaaatgactgttgaatcagattcgtagaatgtaccgtgtaacttattaatgtgaaatctaagtattcctcgagtattacctacccgttaaaatattttcaccattaataatttgtacaaattaatttataattacaatatttatgaaaacatatatacatatatattttcttcagaagtaatcatggatttaatgagtcaatatgatattaaacttatttgatttaccgttagaacaagaatatataatctctaaaacattagagattacataatcaccatgtcgaacgaagataaatgatgtagaacgattcgcagattgatgattatgctcgaggtacataatgagatgttgaggtgtatgatgttgaacttgagttgttggtggtactggtattgatgttggtgctggtgatgttgctgaagctggtacgttttgcaccatattttccaaggctacaactcgggcgcaaagctcgttgacttattactccgggatgattgtcggtaggaatgagcgaatgaataaggtttagaatctgagttgtgatatagtcgtggcgagatactctggagatgagagagaaaatagtgtttcgaacaggttcgccggtaagtgttttgggttttttgccaagagtgcaggttggtgggtggctttcttctcgtctccatcggttaagtcgactacaaacccatcctcaattcatccagaattgaagatgactagttggttgatccatttcatttacactgcttttggagcttaggtgaatatccatgtcgaaatagctgtcggaataactatcggaatagctatcggaatctgagggactcgaactggttgaggaattcacctcgtacgatcagatgaaggattttcaataagaaatagattataggatgtagattagtaccctgcaatacataatttatatatgcatatataatactaaaattccataagttacggaggaatctacggaagctgtcaggcaaaggtaacaataacagatacgctaagatatgaatttatctatacactatctatgcaatagaggcagtaaaacgtgtctagactttaaggatgataagcaagtgattccctaagaatgataagtaggtaatttttgacacgaaatgataagcaaaacttttgacatgcagacacggtcgaagtccagactcactaatgcatctaaataactatcagttagacacactaatgcaagacctggttcgctaagaccaccgctctgataccaactttaatgacccgtcctaatccatctggacaaatacattacatttggttacatcgcgaggtacttgacctctatatgatacattttacaaacattgcattcgtttttaaaagacaaaatttcattacatcgaaagttgacggcatgcataccatttcataatatatccaactataattgacttaataataatcttgataaactcaatgactcgaatgcaacgtcttttgaaatatgtcatgaatgactccaagtaatatccctaaaatgagcaaatgcatagcgaaagatctctttcatacatgagaataaacatgctttcaagtgtcaaccaaaaggttggtgagttcataggtttatcataaaataataaaattcatcattttgatagaccacaagatttaaatcctgcatggtacaaatgggcccgaatcctatacccacctgtaatgtacatgcgatatcttttaaatacagtacacatttctcgtgtacgaaatcatctttcataaatcttagtaaccgtacacatatctcgtgcacaaaaataacatacacataacctgtgtataaaatcattctctcgatacataacattcactttactttcattgcttggcttggtaaccgaccttaacatataatgagcatcaataatatccccaaaacagaacatctcgtctgtataatatataaacctcgaagtactaaacaccacgcccactagcccttccgtctagtgaacattctgagtgggggtgttaaacccggtaattacctttaggattcgcatgaattagggccatacccgattctaattcttagattaccaagcaataataatcacgggaaaaatattcatatcaattggtggcaattatcatgtccacataattcattcgaggaatgttttacttgtgtctatctcgtcaaacatttagaaaagcatttcatgtattcgcagttcaaaatatatttcaaaagcatttaataaagcagttgtaaaaacagcgcatgtattctcagtcccaaaaatataaagagtaaaagggaatcaaatgaactcacgaatactgtattttgtagtaaaaatacatatgacgatactgaacaatgcagggttggcctcggattcacgaacctatatcattatatatatatatatatatatatatatatatatatatatatatatatatatatatatatatatatattaatacctataatcgtaatcgaacaatttcatatattataacttattttatatattatatatatatatatatatatatatatatatatatatatatatatatatatatatatatatatatatatatttaatttgtgtatgtacatttataatgactaatatttatatagttatattaatatgtattgggttaatattatattaaaaatacttaatttgttatatatgaatatctatataaaatgttaataataaaaatttatattaggattttttatatataatgataacatatatttatatattaattgttacattttatatatagcttCCTTTTAATAAAAACATAgtgatatataatattaatattattgtaatgtatttttatgtaaaaatatctatttgtcataatactaataatgataagtatgataataataatgatggtaataataatataataataataataataataataataataataataataataataataataataataataataatgtttattttagtataaatggtagttttagtaaaaaaaatatataatttactttaataatataatgataataataacagtgttaataataataatcaaatttatCATAGGCTTCGTGTTTAATTTTtaaacttatgactacagtttctataacttaaattcTTAATCGTATTCTTAATTGTACCTGTATTCTTAAAATTATAACTATGTTTCATAATTTGTATCATATCACTTTTATTATAAATTTCGTAACATGAATGTTGTTaacatgttcataatcatattaatgataataatcataataatacaaagaatataatactaacaataataataataataataataataataataataataataataataataataataataataatactaatactagtcataataatactgactataataataataataataataataataaaaataataataataataataataataataataataataataataataatgataatattaatacttaatgataatattaataataacaataatgataatactattaattagataaatCATGATAATATTTATACCTCTAATTCTTAGGAAAtattaacaattatcataataataacaataatcaaataataataataataataataataataataataataataataataataataataataataataataataataaatataaatatactaataataataataataataataaaagtggtacataaaaactaccttaaatagtttttctaaaaaaaaactgGCAGAGACCGGAATCGAACCCTCGGCCACTCTCCCACCCGAAAACACGCCTAACCATTCCTCCTATCTTTCATTTCTGATTTAAAACATCACTCAATTATTTTCTTTAACCCGATATCTTctgttttccttttcttcttcgatTAATCACCAGTTCATCCAGGAATCAATTCACGTtactaacttctaaatatattaattTGGAATTTGAATTTAATACAGAAAATATTAGTTatttactaaattaattaaaaaagaaaaaaaattaaataacagACGCTgggatagaaaaaaaaaatatagaacgtATATGAACTCATAAATCGATTTTTGATTTCCAGATGTTTTTAACAAAAATTTTcaacatgaattgtgtttgaaatcattcatagaaactttagaaattatcaattgaacctaaaacattaaaacaaattcgaattttggGATGAACGgatcgtttgactttttgtttcaaacCTTTGACTTTAAAATCTGAATTCAATTCGATGAATTGGAGGTTAAAACCTTCCAGATAGTTTGAACAAAATATTCCTAACCTAACTGTAATAAAGGATTTTTAAATCAAACTCTAATTCGCGGTAATTAATTCAAGGATACTACGAACAGGGTAGTACCTGTTTTTCCTATAATTTCTGTTTTAAAGATCGAGTTTTTATGGATTGCAGTTTGTGTCTGTGTAATTTAATGGCTTGTAATATTGTGTAGTGATCACTTGGCCGACAATAATTCAATCACAAAGATAATTGGAGTACGATTCAACACAATTTTTGTTGTTTAATATGACTAATTGTAATAGATTTGTACTAGATTACAGTTGCAAGACAAATTTAAAAACAGTGTGATAAGGATAGGGAACAGAATACATACTTTAGCTGTTTTTATATACGTATGTaccgtattatatttatatacttgtatatatgtatttatctatatttatatacatgtatataacgtatttatatatatttacctatatgtatatatatatatatatatatatatatatatatatatatatatatatatatatatatatatatatatatatatatatatatatatatatatatatatatatatatatatattttatatatgtatatgtttttatatatatttgtatatatatactactttttattttatttttatattttttatagttAACTACTACGTAGTATAATTATATCAAtactattaatattgataatacaaataataatattattaataattctattattgaTAAAGACTATTAATAATAAACGATaaataataacatgataatattaatactaacaataatgataatctttaacaattttaattactaataatgataatataaatgataataataatcttattagttataataatattatttatgatactaatagtattattaataataatatcatcacttTTACAtgttaacttttatatatattttgttttagaaatatttaatattaataatacaattattaatattaacattaatgataataaaagtattgataataatattaatatatcaattatattcaacttgtaatttaatataatatcatttatgatttatgtaatattatattatgtgataactTTTACTgaatagataatatatatatatatatacatacatatatatatatatatatacatacatatatacatatatatatatatacatatatatatatatacatatatatatatatatatacatatatatatacatatatatatatatatatatacatatatatatatatatatatatacatatatatatatatatatatatacatatatatatatatatatatatatatatatatatatattataacaaaatatacatatttatatatattaacagtaactttattattctaattgttattttacattttaaatttaaattaatcAAGGTATACTTTATTAAGTCCAAATATTATCTAttcttatatttacatttatataatatatatatatatatatatatatatatatatatatatatatttatttatttatttatttacaaataattgttcgtgaatcgtcgaaaatagtcaaagggtaattgattacatgaatatagttccaacatttttgagactcaacattacagactttccttatcgtgtcgaaatcatatagagattaagtttaaatttggtcgaaaattttcgggtcgtcacagctaaAACGTtctttatatggtttgaaacaggcACCGCGTGTGTGGTATCAAAGGTTTGCTGATTTTGCTTCATTTGTTGGTTTCACGCATAGTAAATGTGATCATTCTCTTTTCATTTATCATCAAGGACGGGACATGGCTTACCTATTGCTTTACGTTGATGACATCATTCTTGTTACTTCAAATGACTTATTGAGGAAACGCCTTCTAACCATGTTCTCACAGGAATTTGCTATGAAGGATTTAGGTCCATTACGTTCTTTTTTAGGTATATCAGTTACTCGCTCACCTGAAAGGTTATTTCTTGATCAGCATGCATATACGAAAGATATATTTCATCGCGTTGGGTTATCAGATTGTAACATGGCTGCTACACATGTTGATACTTCTGCTAAATTAAGTTCAAAAAATGGGAAACCATATTCGAATCCTACAAAGTACAGAAGCTTAGCGGGTGCGTTGCAATACCTCACGTTTACTCGTCCGGATATCTCTTATGCGGTTCAACAAGTCTGTTTACACATGTATGATCCCAAAGATATTCACATGTTAGCTCTTAAGCGTATCTTACGTTATTTGCAAGGCACTCCTACTCTTGGTTTACATATTCACAAGTCTCGGTCCACTTCTTTAGTTGCTTTTACGGACGCTGATTGGGGCGGATGCCCCGATACACGACGTTCTACTTCGGGTTATTGTGTTTATTATGGTGATACGCTTATCTCATGGTCCTCTAAACGCCAAGCTACACTCTCTAGGTCTAGTGCGGAGGATGAATATCGCGGTGTAGCCAATGTTGTGGTCGAGTCGTGTTGGCTTCGGAATCTTCTTCTTGAACTTAAATGTCCTATCTCGAAGGCTACTTTAGTTTTTTGTGACAACATCAGCGCTATCTATCTTGCTGGAAATCCTGTTCAACATCAAAGAACAAAACACATAGAACTTGACATTCATTTCGTACGTGAAAAGGTTGCAAAGGGTCAGGTTCGTATTCTTCATGTTCCTACTAGGTACCAGATTGCCGACATTTTCACTAAGGGTCTACCACGTTTACTCTTCGAGGAGTTTCGTTCCAGTCTCGGCATTAGTTCTCCTAACGCTTCGACTGCGAGGGAGTAATAGCCGaatatattttctatatatatgtcatgtttatatttgtatcatATATTGATAATTATAGCATAGATAGCCTTGTAAAATCATATCCATAATTAGTGGAATGGTTGTTAGGATTGTGTTTCTAGAATGATGTATGTATCGATATATATTGGATGACAGCTAATGAATGACACACGATTTATCATTCTAATAGTTTTCCTCTTATACTTTGATTGCGTCCCGCCTATTTATAGCATGTATAAAACCAGGTGGTGTTGATGGGTTGGTCGATGATAACGGATTTATTGAAGGAGTTTGAGGAAGTTGCTAAGTCACAGAGGTGTCTTCGAGCATAGGCAAGATAGACAACTGCTTAAG from Rutidosis leptorrhynchoides isolate AG116_Rl617_1_P2 chromosome 9, CSIRO_AGI_Rlap_v1, whole genome shotgun sequence harbors:
- the LOC139867818 gene encoding uncharacterized mitochondrial protein AtMg00810-like; protein product: MAYLLLYVDDIILVTSNDLLRKRLLTMFSQEFAMKDLGPLRSFLGISVTRSPERLFLDQHAYTKDIFHRVGLSDCNMAATHVDTSAKLSSKNGKPYSNPTKYRSLAGALQYLTFTRPDISYAVQQVCLHMYDPKDIHMLALKRILRYLQGTPTLGLHIHKSRSTSLVAFTDADWGGCPDTRRSTSGYCVYYGDTLISWSSKRQATLSRSSAEDEYRGVANVVVESCWLRNLLLELKCPISKATLVFCDNISAIYLAGNPVQHQRTKHIELDIHFVREKVAKGQVRILHVPTRYQIADIFTKGLPRLLFEEFRSSLGISSPNASTARE